One Cryptomeria japonica unplaced genomic scaffold, Sugi_1.0 HiC_scaffold_81, whole genome shotgun sequence DNA window includes the following coding sequences:
- the LOC131049733 gene encoding agmatine hydroxycinnamoyltransferase 1-like — translation MEVLRCEGVLIKPCAGKDHREFVELSNLDLIASPIYNKVVYVFEAPTPSSKVLKEGLAKVLAEFREWAGRYTKDTPSGCLGINLNDEGVLVIEGEADGTIADAMPFHPSAFLLKLVPPTSTVVINELLLMQFTRFTCGGLAIGIASHHHVADGQAATFFLNCWGEIIRGESIIPPVHDRSLLKARDPPQPCFDHYEYNTISHEHSTITSSLTTKMFHFDAMFLQKLKSKVNGSDKSRKPYTTFEILVAYIWKCITEARGLDGDVQTKASISVDGRKRLNPPLPKEFFGNAVYDSSAQTSASEIINNPLEFTAHLIHKSIAKVDDNFIRSAIDFFELRMQSLGPSKDNDGIDVIATSWMNFPTHNFHFGMGEPVYVGPSLMLIEGLIILFDSYTNVGGVEVVVCLSKEHMIQLEHYCFQV, via the exons atggAAGTGTTGAGATGCGAAGGTGTTTTGATCAAACCCTGTGCGGGTAAAGATCATCGTGAGTTTGTTGAACTGAGCAATTTGGATTTAATTGCATCTCCAATATACAACAAGGTGGTCTATGTTTTTGAAGCTCCTACCCCGAGCTCAAAAGTGTTGAAGGAAGGACTGGCCAAAGTTCTGGCAGAGTTCAGAGAATGGGCAGGGAGATACACTAAAGACACACCAAGTGGGTGCCTTGGAATTAATCTGAATGACGAGGGTGTGCTTGTGATAGAAGGCGAAGCAGATGGGACAATAGCAGATGCAATGCCCTTTCACCCATCTGCATTCCTCCTCAAGTTGGTGCCACCCACATCCACCGTGGTCATTAATGAGCTCTTACTCATGCAG TTTACTCGATTTACTTGTGGAGGGTTGGCGATAGGCATAGCTAGTCATCATCATGTTGCAGACGGACAAGCAGCTACTTTTTTCTTGAATTGTTGGGGGGAAATTATTAGAGGAGAGAGTATTATACCTCCAGTACATGACCGATCTTTATTAAAAGCAAGAGATCCTCCCCAGCCATGCTTCGATCATTATGAGTATAATACTATATCCCATGAGCACTCTACAATAACGTCTTCTCTAACCACAAAAATGTTTCATTTTGATGCAATGTTTTTACAGAAGCTCAAGTCAAAGGTAAACGGATCTGATAAATCAAGAAAACCCTATACTACTTTTGAAATCCTTGTAGCATACATTTGGAAATGCATTACAGAAGCTCGAGGCCTTGATGGAGATGTACAAACAAAAGCTAGCATTTCAGTGGATGGAAGAAAAAGGTTGAATCCTCCCTTGCCTAAAGAATTCTTTGGTAACGCTGTCTATGATTCAAGTGCTCAAACCAGTGCATCAGAGATAATAAATAACCCCTTAGAGTTTACTGCACACTTGATCCACAAGTCAATAGCTAAAGTGGATGATAATTTTATACGTTCAGCAATTGACTTTTTTGAGCTAAGAATGCAAAGTTTAGGACCGTCCAAAGATAATGATGGAATTGATGTGATAGCCACAAGTTGGATGAATTTTCCTACACATAATTTTCATTTTGGAATGGGTGAGCCAGTGTATGTAGGCCCTTCATTGATGCTCATTGAAGGTCTTATAATCTTATTTGATTCATACACTAATGTTGGAGGTGTAGAAGTTGTGGTTTGCTTGTCAAAAGAGCATATGATTCAACTTGAACATTATTGTTTTCAAGTTTGA